The proteins below come from a single Stutzerimonas stutzeri RCH2 genomic window:
- a CDS encoding DUF3108 domain-containing protein: MRRALLLALAVLALPVQALELKPFSATYTADWKQVPVSGTAQRSLEQLDDESWRLDFDASMLVASLNERSTFRIEGDTFLPLSYRLKRSGLGKGKRVEHRFDWDNKQVEGSDRGDPVKLPLHRGLLDKSTYQLALQHEVAAGKKSMSYQVVDGDEIETYDFRVLGEEKVSTKAGQVDAIKVERVRDPTQSKRETILWFAKDWDYLLVRLHQVETDGKEYQIMLEEGRVGGKAVKGN, from the coding sequence ATGCGTCGCGCCTTGCTGCTTGCTCTCGCCGTGCTGGCCCTACCGGTCCAAGCTCTGGAGCTCAAGCCCTTCTCCGCAACCTATACCGCCGACTGGAAACAGGTGCCGGTCAGCGGCACTGCCCAGCGCAGCCTCGAGCAACTGGATGATGAAAGCTGGCGACTGGATTTCGACGCATCCATGCTGGTCGCCAGCCTCAACGAACGCAGCACCTTCCGTATCGAGGGCGACACCTTCCTGCCGCTGAGCTATCGCCTCAAGCGCAGCGGCCTGGGTAAAGGCAAGCGCGTCGAGCATCGATTCGACTGGGACAACAAGCAGGTCGAGGGCAGTGATCGCGGCGATCCGGTGAAGCTGCCGCTGCATCGCGGATTGTTGGACAAGTCCACCTATCAATTGGCTCTGCAGCACGAAGTGGCGGCCGGCAAGAAAAGCATGAGCTATCAGGTCGTCGATGGCGATGAGATCGAAACCTACGATTTCCGTGTACTTGGCGAAGAGAAGGTCAGCACCAAGGCCGGTCAGGTCGATGCGATCAAGGTCGAGCGCGTGCGGGATCCGACCCAGAGCAAGCGCGAAACCATCCTCTGGTTCGCCAAGGATTGGGACTATCTGCTGGTTCGCCTGCATCAGGTCGAAACCGATGGCAAGGAATACCAGATCATGCTCGAAGAAGGCCGCGTCGGCGGTAAGGCCGTCAAAGGCAACTGA
- the purN gene encoding phosphoribosylglycinamide formyltransferase yields the protein MTATCNVVVLISGSGSNLQALIDSQADGNPACIRAVIANRADAFGLIRAQGAGIPTAVLDHKAFGGREAFDAALMEMIDGYAPDLVILAGFMRILTPGFVRHYQGRLLNIHPSLLPKYKGLDTHRRALEAGDSEHGCSVHFVTEELDGGPVAIQAALSVAAGENVDELTQRVHTAEHQIYPLAMRWFAEGRLRLAEQGAMLDGVTLPASGYQIRI from the coding sequence ATGACCGCGACCTGCAATGTAGTGGTACTGATTTCAGGGTCTGGCAGCAACCTGCAGGCCCTGATCGACAGTCAGGCCGATGGCAATCCCGCGTGCATTCGTGCCGTGATTGCCAACCGCGCCGATGCGTTCGGTCTGATCCGTGCGCAGGGCGCGGGCATCCCAACCGCCGTACTGGATCACAAGGCGTTCGGTGGCCGCGAGGCGTTCGACGCCGCGCTGATGGAGATGATCGACGGCTATGCGCCGGATCTGGTGATTCTGGCCGGATTCATGCGCATCCTCACGCCCGGTTTCGTCCGCCACTACCAGGGCCGCCTGCTGAACATCCACCCGTCGCTGCTGCCCAAATACAAGGGCCTGGATACCCATCGAAGGGCACTCGAAGCGGGCGATAGCGAACACGGCTGCAGCGTGCACTTCGTCACCGAGGAACTGGACGGCGGGCCCGTAGCGATCCAGGCAGCGTTGTCGGTCGCAGCGGGCGAAAACGTCGACGAGCTGACTCAGCGGGTGCATACGGCAGAGCATCAGATCTACCCGCTGGCGATGCGCTGGTTCGCCGAGGGGCGCTTGCGCCTTGCCGAACAAGGCGCGATGCTGGATGGCGTCACCCTGCCGGCCTCCGGCTATCAGATCAGAATCTAG
- the purM gene encoding phosphoribosylformylglycinamidine cyclo-ligase translates to MSKQPSLSYKDAGVDIDAGEALVERIKGVAKRTARPEVMGGLGGFGALCEIPAGYKQPVLVSGTDGVGTKLRLALNLNKHDSIGQDLVAMCVNDLVVCGAEPLFFLDYYATGKLNVDVAATVVTGIGAGCELAGCSLVGGETAEMPGMYEGEDYDLAGFCVGVVEKAEIIDGSKVAAGDALIALPSSGPHSNGYSLIRKIIEVSGTDIDSTQVDGKPLADLLMAPTRIYVKPLLKLIKDTGAVKAMAHITGGGLLDNIPRVLPDGAQAIIDVASWTRPAVFDWLQEKGNVDEHEMHRVLNCGVGMVICIAQDQVESALANLRASGESPWIIGQIANAAEGAERVVLNNLKQH, encoded by the coding sequence ATGAGCAAGCAACCCTCCCTCAGCTACAAGGACGCAGGCGTCGACATCGATGCAGGCGAAGCGCTGGTCGAACGCATCAAAGGCGTGGCCAAGCGCACCGCTCGACCTGAGGTTATGGGCGGCCTGGGCGGCTTCGGCGCCCTGTGCGAAATTCCGGCTGGCTACAAGCAGCCCGTGCTGGTTTCCGGCACCGACGGCGTCGGTACCAAGCTGCGCCTGGCGCTGAACCTGAACAAGCACGACAGCATCGGCCAGGATCTGGTCGCCATGTGCGTCAACGACCTGGTGGTCTGTGGTGCCGAGCCGCTGTTCTTCCTCGACTACTACGCCACCGGTAAGCTGAACGTGGACGTGGCCGCCACCGTGGTCACAGGCATCGGCGCCGGTTGCGAACTGGCTGGCTGCTCGCTGGTGGGCGGCGAAACCGCTGAAATGCCGGGGATGTACGAAGGCGAGGACTACGACCTGGCCGGTTTCTGCGTTGGCGTGGTGGAGAAGGCCGAGATCATCGACGGCTCCAAGGTTGCCGCTGGCGACGCGCTGATCGCACTGCCCTCTTCCGGCCCGCACTCCAACGGCTATTCGCTGATCCGCAAGATCATCGAAGTGTCCGGCACCGACATCGACAGCACCCAGGTCGACGGCAAGCCGCTGGCTGACTTGCTGATGGCCCCGACGCGTATCTATGTCAAGCCGCTGCTCAAGCTGATCAAGGACACCGGCGCGGTCAAGGCCATGGCGCATATCACTGGCGGTGGTCTGCTGGACAACATTCCACGCGTTCTGCCGGACGGTGCCCAGGCGATCATCGACGTGGCTAGCTGGACCCGCCCGGCGGTATTCGACTGGCTGCAGGAGAAGGGCAACGTCGACGAGCACGAGATGCACCGCGTGCTTAACTGTGGCGTTGGCATGGTTATCTGCATCGCTCAGGACCAGGTCGAATCCGCGCTGGCCAACCTGCGCGCGTCTGGCGAATCGCCATGGATCATCGGCCAGATCGCCAACGCCGCGGAAGGCGCGGAACGCGTCGTGCTGAACAATCTGAAACAGCACTGA
- a CDS encoding DUF2066 domain-containing protein, whose protein sequence is MRLIYRLIVLCLALGAALPSQAEQLRGLYQVREAVSGQQAEERAAALQRAFDTLLLRLTGDAQVAKRQEVAALREDPQQLIRKYGYEGEHIVVDFDPGTTERSLRRAGVSLWGSNRPTLLVWWLNERVEGTQLLGDGQDGAAPLRAAAQHRGLPVRLPLADLSEQLLATPDAFGANSRQVLGDASERYDADVLLAVHAREADPAWQGDWKVWLDDEAHDGKAKADSLEGLADAVLLAVSQYLAPRYVVAPGAASDITLEIIGADVARFAELDRLLEPFGGSLLRVESDRLVYRVNASPEQLRAQLSLARLQEVPEDEPPLDASQPVVEPGDGAGASAAPQGGTVLRFRW, encoded by the coding sequence ATGCGCCTTATCTATCGCCTAATCGTCCTGTGCCTTGCGCTGGGCGCGGCCTTGCCCAGCCAAGCCGAACAGCTCAGAGGCCTCTATCAGGTGCGCGAGGCTGTTTCCGGCCAACAGGCCGAGGAGCGTGCCGCAGCATTGCAACGTGCCTTCGATACCCTGTTACTCAGGCTCACCGGCGATGCGCAAGTGGCCAAGCGCCAGGAAGTTGCTGCGTTACGGGAGGATCCGCAACAACTGATCCGTAAATATGGCTACGAGGGTGAGCATATCGTTGTCGACTTCGATCCGGGCACGACCGAGCGAAGCCTGCGGCGTGCCGGCGTCTCCCTCTGGGGCTCCAATCGGCCGACGCTTCTGGTTTGGTGGTTGAACGAGCGGGTCGAGGGCACCCAGCTTCTGGGCGATGGACAAGACGGTGCAGCGCCTTTGCGCGCTGCAGCGCAGCATCGTGGTCTGCCGGTGCGTCTGCCGCTGGCCGACCTGTCCGAGCAGCTGCTGGCCACGCCGGACGCGTTTGGTGCGAATAGCCGCCAGGTGTTGGGCGATGCCTCGGAGCGTTATGACGCCGATGTGCTGCTGGCCGTCCATGCTCGCGAGGCCGACCCCGCCTGGCAGGGTGACTGGAAAGTCTGGCTCGATGACGAGGCGCACGACGGCAAGGCCAAGGCCGATTCCCTCGAGGGGTTGGCTGATGCGGTGCTGCTGGCGGTCAGTCAATATCTGGCGCCGCGCTATGTGGTTGCCCCGGGCGCCGCGTCGGATATCACCCTGGAAATCATCGGAGCCGACGTTGCGCGCTTCGCCGAACTGGATCGGTTGCTGGAGCCTTTCGGTGGCAGCCTGTTGAGGGTGGAGAGCGATCGCCTGGTTTATCGGGTCAACGCCAGCCCGGAGCAGCTGCGCGCGCAGTTGTCGCTGGCACGCCTGCAAGAAGTTCCAGAGGATGAGCCGCCGCTGGATGCCAGTCAGCCCGTGGTTGAGCCCGGCGATGGGGCAGGTGCGTCTGCGGCGCCTCAGGGCGGTACAGTGCTGCGTTTTCGCTGGTAG
- a CDS encoding AI-2E family transporter, with protein sequence MTMNDSNRWLGLAGLLLCAWLVYLLTPILTPFLIGILLAYLGDPLVDRLERWGLSRTWGVIAVFALFSLLMLLMLLVLLPMLGKQLVRLYQLAPLTLDWLQHQALPWVQLQFGLEENFWRLDQLKAAFSAHLGSTTDVLGIILSRATASSLALLAWIGNLLLIPVVSFYLLRDWDLIMLKLRSLLPRKREGMVVRLMSECHEVIGAFLRGQLLVMLALAIIYASGLMLVGLELGLLIGVLAGLASIVPYMGFVVGIGAAVVAVLFQFGLAPYPLLGVAAVFTVGQMLEGMLLTPLLVGDRIGLHPVAVIFAVLAGGQLFGFTGVLLALPVAAVIMVLLRHVHDLYKLSDLYAEPAGAPAEPPSQP encoded by the coding sequence ATGACCATGAATGATTCGAACCGTTGGCTGGGGCTGGCGGGCCTGCTGCTATGCGCCTGGCTGGTCTACCTGCTTACGCCAATCCTTACGCCGTTTCTGATCGGCATTCTGCTCGCCTATCTGGGCGACCCGCTGGTCGATCGTCTGGAGCGCTGGGGGCTGTCCCGGACCTGGGGGGTGATTGCCGTATTCGCTCTGTTCAGTCTGCTGATGTTGCTGATGCTGCTGGTCCTGCTGCCCATGCTGGGCAAGCAGCTGGTGAGGCTCTATCAACTGGCGCCGCTGACCCTGGACTGGTTGCAGCACCAAGCCTTGCCGTGGGTGCAGCTGCAGTTTGGTCTGGAGGAAAACTTCTGGCGCCTCGACCAGCTCAAGGCCGCTTTCTCCGCCCATCTGGGCAGTACTACCGATGTGCTCGGCATAATCCTGAGTCGAGCTACAGCGTCCAGCCTGGCACTGCTCGCCTGGATCGGTAATCTGTTGCTCATTCCAGTGGTCAGTTTCTATCTGCTGCGCGACTGGGATCTGATCATGCTCAAGCTGCGTAGCCTGCTGCCGCGCAAGCGTGAGGGCATGGTGGTGCGGCTGATGAGTGAATGCCACGAGGTGATCGGCGCATTTCTGCGTGGTCAGCTGCTGGTGATGCTGGCGCTGGCCATCATCTATGCCTCCGGTCTTATGCTGGTAGGGCTTGAACTGGGACTGCTGATCGGCGTGCTCGCCGGGCTTGCCAGCATCGTGCCTTACATGGGCTTCGTCGTCGGGATCGGCGCGGCCGTAGTGGCTGTGCTGTTCCAGTTCGGTCTGGCGCCTTATCCACTGCTGGGCGTGGCGGCAGTATTTACCGTCGGGCAGATGCTCGAAGGCATGCTGCTGACACCGCTGCTGGTGGGCGATCGAATCGGACTGCACCCGGTCGCGGTGATTTTTGCGGTGCTCGCCGGTGGGCAGCTTTTCGGCTTTACCGGCGTTCTGCTGGCGCTCCCGGTGGCGGCCGTGATCATGGTTCTGCTGCGCCATGTTCACGATCTCTATAAACTCTCGGACCTTTACGCCGAGCCCGCCGGTGCACCGGCCGAACCACCCAGCCAGCCATGA
- the hda gene encoding DnaA regulatory inactivator Hda has product MKPIQLPLGVRLRDDATFANFYPGANAAALGYVERLCSPAAGWSDELIYLWGQAGVGRSHLLQAACLRVEERGEQAVYLPLAEVVEYGPALLDNLEQCELVCLDDLDAVAGDAVWEEALFHLFNRLRDAGRRLLLAANGSPRELPVKLPDLKSRLSLALVFQLQQLSDEDKLRALQLRASRRGLNLPDDVGRFILTRGSRSMNALFELLDQLDQASLQAQRKLTIPFLKETLGW; this is encoded by the coding sequence ATGAAACCCATCCAGCTTCCCCTTGGCGTCCGCCTGCGCGACGACGCCACCTTCGCCAACTTCTATCCGGGCGCCAATGCCGCGGCGCTCGGCTATGTGGAACGGCTATGCTCGCCGGCCGCCGGCTGGTCCGATGAGCTGATCTATCTCTGGGGGCAGGCGGGTGTTGGCCGCAGCCACTTGCTGCAGGCGGCCTGCCTGCGGGTGGAGGAGCGCGGCGAGCAGGCCGTTTATCTGCCTTTGGCCGAAGTGGTCGAGTACGGTCCGGCCCTGCTGGACAATCTCGAGCAATGCGAACTGGTCTGCCTGGACGATCTCGATGCGGTAGCGGGGGATGCGGTTTGGGAGGAGGCGCTGTTCCATCTGTTCAACCGGCTGCGTGACGCCGGTAGGCGGTTGCTGCTGGCTGCGAACGGTTCGCCGAGGGAGCTGCCAGTGAAGTTGCCTGACCTCAAGTCGCGCCTGAGTCTGGCTCTGGTGTTCCAGCTGCAGCAGCTGTCCGACGAGGACAAATTGCGAGCTCTGCAACTGCGTGCTTCACGTCGGGGGCTGAACCTGCCGGATGACGTAGGCCGCTTCATCCTGACCCGCGGCTCGCGCAGCATGAATGCTCTGTTTGAGCTGCTCGACCAGTTGGATCAGGCGTCGCTGCAGGCACAGCGCAAGCTGACCATTCCCTTTCTCAAGGAAACGCTCGGCTGGTAG
- a CDS encoding DUF2069 domain-containing protein — protein sequence MAKKRKPLPSLDWLTPRVKASRAISLASFFGLAALLTVWNLVFADLHGARTWVVVSIQLIPLLLVAPGMITGSPRAHAWLCFIVNLYFIQGVLAAIDPARMIYGLLEAAISMTLFVAALLYTRWSYQYERKAMGEA from the coding sequence GTGGCTAAGAAACGTAAACCGCTGCCATCCCTGGACTGGCTCACCCCCCGGGTAAAAGCCAGCCGTGCGATCAGCCTGGCCAGTTTCTTCGGCCTTGCGGCGCTGTTGACCGTGTGGAACCTCGTATTCGCCGATCTGCACGGCGCGCGTACCTGGGTTGTGGTCAGCATCCAGCTCATCCCACTGCTGCTGGTCGCGCCCGGCATGATCACCGGCAGTCCGCGCGCGCACGCCTGGCTCTGCTTTATCGTCAACCTGTACTTCATCCAGGGCGTGCTGGCAGCTATCGACCCGGCACGGATGATCTACGGCTTGCTGGAAGCAGCGATCAGCATGACGCTGTTCGTTGCGGCGCTGTTGTATACCCGCTGGAGTTACCAATACGAGCGCAAGGCGATGGGCGAAGCCTGA
- the wrbA gene encoding NAD(P)H:quinone oxidoreductase, translating to MSTPYILVLYYSRHGATAEMARQIARGVEMAGLEARLRTVPTVSAECEAVAPSIPDSGALYATLEDLKNCAGLALGSPTRFGNMAAPMKYFLDGTSSLWLTGELVGKPAGVFTSTSSLHGGQESTLLSMLLPLLHHGMLVLGLPYSENALLETHGGGTPYGPSHHAGADGKRLLDEHEIALCRALGQRLARTAQQLETSRG from the coding sequence GTGAGCACGCCCTATATCCTTGTGCTGTATTACAGCCGCCACGGCGCCACAGCGGAAATGGCCCGGCAGATCGCCCGCGGCGTGGAGATGGCAGGGCTGGAAGCGCGTCTGCGCACGGTCCCCACCGTTTCCGCCGAATGCGAAGCGGTTGCGCCGTCCATTCCGGACTCCGGTGCTCTGTATGCGACCCTCGAAGACCTGAAGAATTGCGCCGGCCTCGCACTTGGCAGCCCGACTCGCTTCGGCAACATGGCGGCGCCAATGAAGTACTTTCTCGACGGCACCAGCAGCCTGTGGCTGACCGGCGAGTTGGTCGGCAAGCCAGCCGGCGTGTTCACTTCGACCTCCAGCCTGCACGGCGGCCAAGAAAGCACCCTGCTGTCGATGCTGCTGCCGCTATTGCATCACGGCATGCTGGTACTCGGCCTGCCCTATAGCGAGAACGCACTGCTGGAAACCCATGGCGGCGGTACGCCGTACGGCCCCAGCCATCATGCCGGCGCCGACGGCAAGCGCTTGCTGGACGAACATGAAATTGCTCTGTGTCGCGCCCTTGGGCAGCGCCTGGCGCGTACCGCACAGCAGCTGGAGACATCTCGTGGCTAA
- the arsC gene encoding arsenate reductase (glutaredoxin) (This arsenate reductase requires both glutathione and glutaredoxin to convert arsenate to arsenite, after which the efflux transporter formed by ArsA and ArsB can extrude the arsenite from the cell, providing resistance.): protein MTELTLYHNPRCSKSRGALELLEARGLSPEIVRYLETPPSAAELCALLDKLGLTARQLLRTGEEEYKSLNLANPELSEAELIDAMIEHPRLIERPILIAGNKAIIGRPPEKVLEILP from the coding sequence ATGACCGAACTTACCCTTTACCACAATCCCCGCTGCTCGAAATCACGCGGGGCGCTGGAATTGCTCGAAGCCCGCGGCCTGTCGCCTGAAATCGTGCGCTATCTGGAAACGCCGCCAAGCGCCGCTGAACTCTGCGCCCTGCTGGATAAGCTGGGGCTCACCGCCAGGCAGCTGCTGCGCACCGGTGAAGAAGAGTACAAGAGCCTCAACCTGGCCAACCCCGAGCTCAGCGAAGCCGAGCTTATCGACGCCATGATCGAACACCCACGCTTGATCGAACGCCCGATCCTGATCGCCGGGAACAAGGCGATCATCGGCCGACCACCGGAGAAAGTGCTGGAGATCCTACCGTGA
- a CDS encoding virulence factor BrkB family protein has translation MHQRIDNMLEFGRFLVRRFLADQGPHSAAALTYTTLFAVVPMMTVTFAMLSAIPAFKGVGEQIQFYIFNNFIPSTGATIQEYLLAFTSQARQLTWFGVGFLMATALMMLLTIEKAFNTIWRVRQPRRGVSSFLLYWAILSLGPLLLGAGFATSTYIASLSLISGPYALIGVGTLIKVMPLLLSVAAFTLIYAAVPNTRVPLRHAIVGGVFTAVLFEAAKQLFGVYVSYFPSYQLIYGAFAAVPLFLLWVYLSWMIVLFGAELVCGLSSSQQWRRRPLPRLLVMLMLLRNLHQRQQDGREMHLRDLHKAGLRLPEDEWDEILGFFEQEQLVCRTGSGGWVLCRDLSHYSLDQLLRCNPWPLSARVELPGQLDEPWYPTLRRSLELLQQEQGNLFGGSLADWLQAGGDKKRQ, from the coding sequence ATGCATCAGCGCATCGACAACATGCTTGAGTTCGGCCGCTTTCTCGTCAGGCGTTTCCTGGCGGACCAAGGGCCTCACAGCGCAGCGGCCTTGACCTACACCACGCTGTTCGCCGTGGTGCCAATGATGACCGTCACCTTCGCCATGCTGTCGGCGATTCCCGCGTTCAAGGGGGTCGGCGAGCAGATCCAGTTCTATATCTTCAACAATTTCATTCCGTCTACCGGTGCGACGATTCAGGAATATCTGCTGGCCTTTACCAGCCAGGCGCGGCAGCTCACCTGGTTCGGTGTCGGCTTTCTCATGGCCACCGCGTTGATGATGCTGCTGACCATCGAGAAGGCATTCAACACTATCTGGCGCGTTCGTCAGCCGCGCAGGGGGGTGTCGAGCTTTCTGCTGTACTGGGCAATTCTCAGTCTGGGGCCGTTGCTGCTGGGCGCGGGGTTTGCTACCAGCACCTACATCGCTTCGCTCTCGTTGATTTCAGGGCCTTACGCACTGATCGGTGTCGGCACGCTGATAAAAGTTATGCCTTTGCTGCTCAGTGTGGCAGCTTTCACGCTGATCTATGCTGCTGTGCCCAATACCCGCGTTCCTCTGCGGCATGCCATTGTCGGCGGGGTTTTCACTGCCGTGCTGTTCGAGGCCGCGAAGCAGCTGTTCGGTGTGTATGTCAGTTATTTCCCCAGTTATCAGCTGATCTACGGGGCCTTCGCTGCCGTTCCGTTGTTCCTGCTGTGGGTCTACCTGTCCTGGATGATCGTGCTCTTCGGTGCGGAACTGGTATGCGGCCTATCCTCATCTCAGCAATGGCGTAGGCGGCCGCTGCCACGTTTGTTGGTAATGCTGATGCTCCTGCGCAATCTGCATCAGCGCCAGCAGGACGGACGTGAGATGCATCTGCGCGATTTGCACAAAGCTGGCCTACGCCTGCCGGAAGATGAGTGGGACGAAATACTTGGGTTCTTCGAACAGGAGCAGCTGGTCTGTCGCACCGGATCGGGAGGCTGGGTGCTCTGCCGTGACTTGAGCCATTACAGCCTGGACCAGCTGCTGCGGTGCAATCCCTGGCCTTTGTCGGCGCGGGTCGAGTTACCCGGGCAACTCGACGAGCCCTGGTACCCAACGCTACGCCGATCGCTCGAACTGCTGCAGCAGGAACAGGGCAATCTGTTCGGTGGCAGTCTCGCGGACTGGCTGCAAGCCGGTGGTGACAAAAAACGTCAGTAA
- a CDS encoding TlpA family protein disulfide reductase: MTKPFVTSLLLLACLLLSACEKDWGVDQHGQEITAAHLQGKWLLINYWAEWCGPCRTEIPELNTLAMSEHNLEVLGVNFDELRGEELAEAAEALGIRFRVLSDDPAERLKLSRSEVLPVTYLVDDKGAVRERLIGEQSAAGILAHLERLRGE, encoded by the coding sequence ATGACCAAGCCTTTTGTCACATCCTTGCTCCTGCTTGCCTGTCTGTTGCTCTCCGCCTGCGAAAAGGATTGGGGCGTCGATCAGCACGGGCAGGAGATCACCGCTGCGCATTTGCAGGGTAAGTGGTTGTTGATCAATTACTGGGCCGAATGGTGCGGGCCCTGTCGTACCGAGATACCAGAACTTAATACCCTGGCTATGTCTGAGCACAATCTGGAGGTGCTCGGGGTCAACTTCGATGAGCTGCGTGGTGAGGAGCTTGCAGAAGCTGCCGAGGCGCTGGGGATTCGCTTTCGCGTGCTCAGCGACGATCCCGCCGAACGGCTGAAATTGTCACGCAGCGAAGTGCTGCCGGTGACCTACCTTGTTGACGATAAAGGCGCTGTTCGAGAGCGTCTGATCGGCGAGCAAAGCGCTGCCGGGATACTCGCGCATCTGGAGAGATTGAGAGGCGAGTAG
- a CDS encoding lytic transglycosylase domain-containing protein, with product MKTSALLLALLLACALPATANIRQAPEPELRDLMQRTVAEADSFQDRFDAEVWLVDMSGRLKRYVPDAEERLSILRLVHREASKAGLKPELVLALIHAESLFDRFAISSVGAQGMMQVMPFWKAELGRPQDNLTDNATNLRYGCTILSYYLKKENGDINRALARYNGSLGKNRYPAKVIGFWQDFWYVKP from the coding sequence ATGAAGACGTCCGCTCTTCTGCTCGCCCTGCTGCTTGCGTGCGCCCTGCCGGCAACCGCCAACATCCGCCAGGCTCCAGAGCCGGAGCTGCGCGATCTCATGCAACGGACCGTGGCCGAGGCGGACAGCTTTCAGGATCGCTTCGATGCGGAAGTCTGGCTGGTAGACATGTCCGGCCGACTCAAGCGCTACGTGCCGGATGCCGAAGAAAGGCTGTCGATTCTCCGGCTGGTGCATCGCGAGGCAAGCAAGGCGGGCCTGAAGCCCGAACTGGTGCTGGCGTTGATCCATGCCGAAAGCCTCTTCGACCGCTTCGCCATTTCCAGTGTCGGAGCCCAAGGCATGATGCAGGTCATGCCTTTCTGGAAAGCCGAACTAGGACGACCTCAGGATAACCTTACCGACAACGCCACCAATCTTCGCTATGGCTGCACCATCCTCAGTTATTACCTGAAGAAGGAAAACGGCGACATCAATCGAGCGCTGGCGCGCTATAACGGAAGCTTGGGCAAGAACCGCTACCCCGCCAAGGTGATCGGGTTCTGGCAGGACTTCTGGTACGTCAAACCATGA